The following are encoded in a window of Stigmatopora nigra isolate UIUO_SnigA chromosome 23, RoL_Snig_1.1, whole genome shotgun sequence genomic DNA:
- the LOC144181466 gene encoding putative RNA-binding protein 46 gives MFPLFPGMTLSYTGLPQLQHDQITSAVSLLELYCGLHNVPPPQYSLYSLPDQRRNLWPVYEVVMPLTHSSFLPHRLCARLDDAKQMATLNALWNLDPVFARDWPHITSVG, from the exons ATGTTCCCGCTCTTTCCAGGGATGACCCTGTCCTACACCGGCCTGCCGCAACTCCAGCATGATCAGATCACTTCTGCAGTCAGCCTGCTGGAATTGTACTGTGGTTTGCACAACGTACCACCCCCACAATACAGCCTTTACTCTTTGCCGGATCAGCGCAGGAACCTGTGGCCAGTCTACGAG GTGGTGATGCCGCTAACACACAGCAGCTTTTTGCCTCACCGTTTATGTGCACGGCTGGATGATGCCAAACAGATGGCGACGCTCAACGCATTGTGGAATCTCG ACCCAGTCTTCGCGCGTGATTGGCCCCACATCACGTCTGTTGGTTGA